The following is a genomic window from bacterium.
TTTTTCGCTTGCGATTTTTTCCTGAAAAGATGCCATTTTTTTATCACCTTGATACTGGGTTGTTTGGACAGAAGATGGGAAAGATTATCCGTCTTTTTCGACCAACGCATGTTCATTATATGGTTCATGATTGGTATCTACCCAATCTGCAGGCTTATTTTATAAGTCATCGATGTGCAGCACAAGTTATGACTATTTTCGAACACCATTTCCACCCTTCCCTGGGTACCTGGCTCTTTCAGTGGATCAACAGGTGGCTGAGCAATCATGTTGATACAGTGCATGTCGTATCAGAGCATGGCAGGGAAGTAGTGAAACAATTCTTTCGCGCTCCAGAAAGTCGAATAGTAGTAATACCCCTTGGGGCTGTGGTCTCTAAACAATCCAGAAAACAAGGAAACAATCGGACGGTAACAGTATTGTCTGTAGGACGATTATGTTTCAAGAAGGGTCAGATGGATTTAGTCCGCTGTTTTCTGCGGATACAGGATAGGATACAATCAGCTTGTCAATTGGTCCTTATTGGTGATGACGGCGGCGATAGGAAAAGAATTCAGGCGGTCATCGAGGAACACCATCTTCAAGACAAAGTGCATATCATAGGTCATGTTTCACAGGAGGAACTGAAGTGGTGGTATGCTAATTCAGATATATTCGCCCTATTGACTGAAGATGAATCTTTTGGACTGGTATTTACCGAGGCTATGGCCGCAGGTTTACCTGTGATAACATATGCAGTTGGTTCTCTACCTGAATTGTTTACTAACCGAGCTATTTTGTTAACACCGGGAGATACCAATATGGTAGAAACAACCTTGATAGAGTTAATAAATAATCAGGAGATTCGCAAACGGTTAGGACAAGAATCTTATTCTTTCGTAATCAATCATTTCTCATGGGAGCAAATGGCACAACAGATGATTCAGGTATATGAGCGTATTAGCCGAAAGAAACCTCAAGAGGTAGGCCGATGAAAATATTACTCCTTAATCCATATAGAGATGTAAATCGGTATATCCCTAAAAATTTTATGTCGTATGTTCGATTTACACCAACCGACATAGGCAGTTACGGCCTACTTCCTTTAGACTTTGCTTACCTTGCTGGAGTTCTGCGGAACAAGGCTGATGTTTCTATACTTGATGCCCATGCTCATAAATTACACCCGGAGAACATCGACTTAAAAGCGTATGATGTGGTGGTGGTGAATACTGCGCCATACAGCCACTGGCGGTGTACCCAGGCATTTGTGGGGCATGTACACGAATCAATACACGCGGCTCATCAGGCTGGTGCTCGTATCATCGTCTATGGCCCGCATGCCACGGTGGCACCTGATGATTTCTTCGAAGCTGATTGTGTCATTGTAGGTGAACCAGAAGATGTAATAGAACAAGCACTGGTAGGTAATGTTAAAAGAGTTGGACCGGGATATTCTGAAGTTTTACCGGAGCCGAATTATGGATTATTTGACTTTTCCTTGTATGATTCTCGACGATGTGAGCAAGTATTCGAGAAACGCCCATTTGGAACAGTGGGCGTCTTATCGTCCACCCGTGGCTGTCCGTTCAACTGTGGATTCTGCTTCCGCGCACTGGCACCACGCAAAATCCGTTCCCATTCATTAAGTTCAATGGAAAGGATATTGCACCAGCTTATTGAGGTGCATAGGTGTAAATGTCTTTTCTTTGAAGATTTTACCTTTACTTTGAACAAAGAGCAGACAATTGAATTATGTCAGCTACTTGCTCGATATAAAGTTCCTTATGTCATCCAAACACGAGTAGATTGTCTTGATGAAGAAATTGCTATAGCCCTGGCTCAATCAGGCTGTTACAAGATTGAACTGGGAGTGGAGTCTGGTGTAAATTTGGTGCTGGAAGAATTTAATAAACAAATTACCTGGAGCGATGTTGTACGTGCTATCAATGTATGTCGTCAGCAGGGTATCCCTAGAGTAGTGGCATTTGCGGGTATATTTGCACCGGGAGAAACGAGAAAAACTATAGAAAAAACGCAACATAAATTTCAGCAGTTGGGTCTTCGTTTTTATCCCAATATCTGGTTCCCATATCCGGGGACATTGTTATATGAAAAGGCTGTGAAAGATGGATTGATTTCTGATATTGGTGCTGACTGGACAGAACTACTGCCCATTGCAGGAACCATTGGAACTGATTATACTGCTGACCAGATACGGCAGATTTGTCGGCAAATTGAGCGCTCGGAATACATTCGCGAAAAAATGCTAAAAATACCTCACTTAGTTAATCGCATTGGAAAAACTTTATTTACATGGAGATAGCGGTAGTGACAATGAAAGTAACCTTTGTCTATCCTGATATATTTGAATATGTTCCCGATTACAAAGGAACCTTCTATACTGGAATTGCTTTACTTTCGGCGGTTTTGAAACATGCAGGACATTCTACTTCACTCATCCACATAACCAATCCCAGATATACTACAGAAGATTTCGCTTGCGCTCTCAACCAACATCAACCTGACATTATTGCCTTTTCTTCAACTACTAACGGCTATCCAGTGGTCAAAGAAATGGCAGCGTGTATTAAAAATGTGTATAAAGATATACCTACTATATACGGAGGTATCCATCCCACCCTCGCACCTGAGGAAAGTATACAAACAGACGGTATTAATATGATTTGTGTTGGGGAGGGAGAGGGATGCTTGTTGGATGTATGCACAGCACTTGAGCAAGGTAAAACTCTGGATAACATTCCCAATCTGTATTTGCGAAAGAACACAGAGGTGGTGAGAAATCCACTGCGTCGTATCATCGAAAACCTCGACGAACTCCCATTCCCGGATCGTGAACTATTTGATTATCCACATCTATATTTTGAGCAGCGGGAAGAAGCAACATTCATCGTATCTCGGGGATGTCCTTATTCCTGTACCTATTGTAGTAACGAAGCACTGAGAAATCTCTATAAAGGATTAGGTGGTTATGTAAGATTCCGTTCCGTCAATAATGTCATTCAGGAAATCCAGCAAGTATTGGAAGACTATCCATTTATTAAAAGTCTGCATTTTGATGACGATATTCTCTTCTTAAAGTCAGATTGGGCACAAGAGTTTGTGGAATTATATAGACAGAGGATTTCTTTCCCATTTTGCTGTAATATCCGTCCTAACTTTTGTAATGAGAAAATAATACAAATGCTCTCCTACGCCGGCTGCTATGAACTGCGAATTGGACTGGAAAGCGGTAATGAGTATATCCGCAAGGAAATACTGAATCGCAATCTTGAAGAGGATACCATAATCAACGCCTTTCATACTGCAAGGAAATATGGGATAAAGGTTATGTCTTTTAATATGATTGGTCTTCCTCATGAAAACCCAAGTCGAATATTGGATACCATTAAATTAAATGCACACTGTGGTGTTAACGATATTCGGCATACTATTTTCTATCCTTATCCCGGAACGCGGTTGTATGAGTTCTGCCGTGATGAAAACTTGCTCACTGAACGCAGAGTAATCAATTATGATATGGATACCGTTTTAAATCTTCCCAACCTATCCT
Proteins encoded in this region:
- a CDS encoding radical SAM protein; this encodes MEIAVVTMKVTFVYPDIFEYVPDYKGTFYTGIALLSAVLKHAGHSTSLIHITNPRYTTEDFACALNQHQPDIIAFSSTTNGYPVVKEMAACIKNVYKDIPTIYGGIHPTLAPEESIQTDGINMICVGEGEGCLLDVCTALEQGKTLDNIPNLYLRKNTEVVRNPLRRIIENLDELPFPDRELFDYPHLYFEQREEATFIVSRGCPYSCTYCSNEALRNLYKGLGGYVRFRSVNNVIQEIQQVLEDYPFIKSLHFDDDILFLKSDWAQEFVELYRQRISFPFCCNIRPNFCNEKIIQMLSYAGCYELRIGLESGNEYIRKEILNRNLEEDTIINAFHTARKYGIKVMSFNMIGLPHENPSRILDTIKLNAHCGVNDIRHTIFYPYPGTRLYEFCRDENLLTERRVINYDMDTVLNLPNLSCQQLHMFWRYFHTFVKVYAYLYLLPKFLSRCVEFLLDTFLTCRLAPTVLRWSRPFVHVLRLELKSLKRYLLGKNVTQIIHQK
- a CDS encoding glycosyltransferase family 4 protein, which codes for MRILFVTACYKPYLGGVERVVEQLCQRLCIHHAVDTIGILTSYYRYPSEMMQGLPAQEQIDGATVFRLRFFPEKMPFFYHLDTGLFGQKMGKIIRLFRPTHVHYMVHDWYLPNLQAYFISHRCAAQVMTIFEHHFHPSLGTWLFQWINRWLSNHVDTVHVVSEHGREVVKQFFRAPESRIVVIPLGAVVSKQSRKQGNNRTVTVLSVGRLCFKKGQMDLVRCFLRIQDRIQSACQLVLIGDDGGDRKRIQAVIEEHHLQDKVHIIGHVSQEELKWWYANSDIFALLTEDESFGLVFTEAMAAGLPVITYAVGSLPELFTNRAILLTPGDTNMVETTLIELINNQEIRKRLGQESYSFVINHFSWEQMAQQMIQVYERISRKKPQEVGR
- a CDS encoding radical SAM protein, with the translated sequence MKILLLNPYRDVNRYIPKNFMSYVRFTPTDIGSYGLLPLDFAYLAGVLRNKADVSILDAHAHKLHPENIDLKAYDVVVVNTAPYSHWRCTQAFVGHVHESIHAAHQAGARIIVYGPHATVAPDDFFEADCVIVGEPEDVIEQALVGNVKRVGPGYSEVLPEPNYGLFDFSLYDSRRCEQVFEKRPFGTVGVLSSTRGCPFNCGFCFRALAPRKIRSHSLSSMERILHQLIEVHRCKCLFFEDFTFTLNKEQTIELCQLLARYKVPYVIQTRVDCLDEEIAIALAQSGCYKIELGVESGVNLVLEEFNKQITWSDVVRAINVCRQQGIPRVVAFAGIFAPGETRKTIEKTQHKFQQLGLRFYPNIWFPYPGTLLYEKAVKDGLISDIGADWTELLPIAGTIGTDYTADQIRQICRQIERSEYIREKMLKIPHLVNRIGKTLFTWR